The DNA window GGCTAGGAGTCAGCGTCGGCTTCCTTGCCAGCTGAGGTTGCGTTCATTTCGGAGCGACGGCCGAACAGGGATAAGGATGTCGCTAAAAAACCGAGGAAAAGCCGTCCCTTCCTGGGTCCGGCAGGCGACGTTTTTCAACGCGCGCCGCGTGGTCAAAATTCCCCGGTCCAAATAAAAACAGGCGGCGGATTATAGGAACAGGGCCCAGGCAGTGCAACCCGCTTTTAACCGGGAGAAAAGCCTTGCCGCAATGGTTTAACGCGAATCCGAATCGCCAGCGGTCGCCCCGCCCAGCAGTCGCTGATAGATCTCGCGCAGGCGACGTGTCATGGTTTCATGGCGAAACTGGTCCGTGAACCGCCGTTGACCGTTCCCCCCCAGACGTTGCCGCAACGAGGCGTCGGCGGCCAGCCTGATCAGCGCTTCCGCCAGCGGAGCCACGCTTTGCGGAGGCAGCAGAAAGCCCGTTTCGCCGTCGAGGACGACTTCCCGGGCGCCATCGATATCGTAGCTGACTGCCGGCTTGCCAGCGATCAATGCTTGCGGCAAAGCCCGCGCCAGCCCCTCGCGCAGGCTGGCATGCACCAGCACGTCCATCGCCCCCACCAGCCGCGGGATCGCACTCGGCGGAACCAGCCCGGTAAATCGGAAATGGTCCGTCAATCCGGCGTCCGCGATTCGCCGCTCGAACTCGTCCCGCAAGATGCCGTCGCCAATGAACAGGAACCGCACCTGCGGCTGCTCCCGGATCACTTGCTCCGCCGCCTCGATCACATACGTGTGGCCCTTCAGGTGGAACAGTCGGGCGATCTTGCCGATCACCACGTGTTCGTCGGTAAAGCCCAGCTCGGCCCGCACCTCCGCCCGGGTGGCGCCAGCGGCCAGCAGCGGTTCGACTTCCATGCCGCTGGATACGGTTGTGAACTTTTCCCGCGGGGCGACGCCGGCATCCACCAGCATGTCGGTCATGGCATCGGCCACGCTCACCAGAACATGACACTTCCCGGCCGCATATCGCTCCAGCTGGCAAAACAGCTGCCGGGCGACCGCCGACTGGTACGGATGAAACGGAGCCCCATGCACCGTATGCACGATCGCCGGAACCCGCAACGCATGGGCCGCCAGGCGCCCCAGGAATCCGCCTTTAGCGCTATGCGTATGGACGACGTCGGGCTGGAACGCCGTCAGCTCGCGCTGCACCGCCCATCGCGCCTGCCAGTCGCGCCAGGGATGGATCTCCCGGCGAAGCGAGGGAATTTCGACCACCGACAGGCCGGTCGTATCGTTCTGCCGCAGCAGATCCCCTTCGGGCCCCAGGGCCGGGCCGGTGATTAGCAGGACGTCATCGCCGTAAAGTCGCAACAGGTCCAGGCAATTGAACAGAGTGTTCTCCTGGGCGCCGCCCACGATCATGCGCGTGATTACGTGGGCGATTCGCATGGCTAGTAGTCGACTTTCACCAGGAACAAGCCCTGGGGCGGGGCAGTGGCGGCGCCGGCCCGTCGATCCATCGCGGCGAGCACTTCGCCTGGCCAGGATTCGGGCTGGGCTCCGCGGCCCACTTCCAGCAATACGCCGGCGATGTTGCGCACCATATTATAAAGGAAGCCGTTCGCCTCGACCTCCAGCACGACCCGATCCAGCAGGCAGGTCGGCTGCCGCTCAATGGTCAGTTCGTAAATGGTCCGCACGCGGGTTCTAACTTCCGCTTTGACCGAAGCGTAACTGGTGAAGTCGTGCTTGCCCACCAGCGCCTGGGCGGCCCGGTGCATCGCCTCGGCGTCAAGCCGGTGCGGAATGAACCAGGCGGAACGCTCCCCGAATGGGTCAGCGATGCGTCCGTCCTGATAGAAATAACGGTAACGCTTCCGGCGAGCATCACGAATAGCGTGAAAGCCGGGCGGCGCCTCGACCGCATCCAGGACCGTAATATCAAACGGCGTTTCCGCATTGAGGGCCCGCACAAATACCTCGGGCGACAGCTCCGATTCCGTCTCAAAACTGACGACCTGCCCCAGCGCATGCACGCCGGCGTCGGTCCGTCCGCTGGCGATCACGCGCATCGACTCGCCGGTGATTTTCAGCAGGGCCCGTTCCATCATCTCCTGTATGGTGCGACCGTTCGGCTGCACCTGCCAGCCCGCGTATGCAGTTCCGTCATAAGCGATAGTGAGCTTCAGAAATCGCATAAATCACGGAGACCAGGTCGCGGAGACTAGATCACGAAAAAAAGAGTCGCCGGACGTGCGTCGCTTCGCACCGCAAAGAGACGCGTGCTTTCGCGGGGGACGTCGACTACATGACTGCCGGATTCTGCTTCCTCGTTTCAACGAAGAACAAGCGCCGGAAAGTCGACTTTCACTCCGTGAAAGATCGCGTTCTTTTGCGGAGCAAAAGACGACTGACCGTCGACTTCCGTCAGTTAAAGGTTTCTCGTTCCGAGCAAAAGACGACCGACCGTCGACGCTCACCGACCGGCCCGCGCGGCCGTGTCGGCATGGAGAGTAAGGCGAAATTCGACCAACCGCTTAGACGGCGGCCTGGCTGGCGACCAGCAGCTCGGCGATCTGGACGGCGTTGGTCGCGGCCCCTTTGCGGAGGTTGTCGCTGACACACCAGAAGGTGATGCCGTTGTCGCTCGACAGATCCTCGCGGATGCGGCCGATGAATACATCGTCTTTCTGGTTGCAGTTTTTCGGCATCGGGTACTGGCCGGAAGCCAGATCGTCGATCACTGTAATGCCGGGCGCCGCTTCAAACAGTTTGCGAGCTTCGGCGGCGGTAAGCTTTGTTTCCGTTTCCACCAGGATGCTCTCGCTGTGGCAGTTGCTGACCGGCACGCGGATGCAGGTGGGGCAAACGCGGATCGTATCGTCGCCGAAGATCTTATGCGTCTCCCAGACCATCTTCATTTCTTCCGATGTGTACTGCTCGTGCTTCGGTCCGCCAATCTGCGGGATCAGATTGAAGGCCAACGGGTGGGCGAACGTTTCGTACTTGTACGCATCGCCCGACAAGGCGGCCTGGGCGCCCTGCTTGAGATCGCGTTCGCCGGCCAGGCCAGCGCCGGAAGCCGCCTGGTAGGTGCTGACGACAACCCGTTTAATACGGGCGGCCGCGTGCAGCGGAGCCATCGCCACGACCATTTGCGTGGTCGAACAGTTGGGGCTGGCGATGATGCCTTTGTGCTGGTGGATCGCTTCCGGATTGACTTCGGGCACGACCAGGGGGACGTCTTTCTGCATGCGGTGGAAGCCGCTTTCATCGACCACCACAGCGCCGCGTGCTACGGCCCAGGGGCAGAATTCGGCCGCGACTTCGTCGGGCGTGCTGGCAATCACCAGATCCACGTCGTCAAATGCTTCGGGGCACAGTTCTTCCACCGTGTACGTTTTTCCGGCGAAGTCAAGCGTCGTCCCTGCCGAACGCTTCGACGCGAGGAACTTGATCTTTTTGAAGGGGAATTTTCGTTCTTCCAGCAGCTGCCGAACGATCGTTCCCACCGCGCCTGTGGCGCCCACTAAAGCCAAGCTCTCGTACACCGAAATGGTCCTCCACAAGGTCGAAGAAGCGTTCCGCCCCTTCCAGAAGTTCGCCGCCAAAACCAGAAGGAATTCCTGGCCCCATCGACACGATTTAACCTACTAATCTAGTCCGCGCCCGGCTGATCGACAATGCGTAATGAGAAAAGCGATACGAAAACCGACGCCGACGCCAAACGACGAATGCGAGCGACGCAAAGCAAACGGCCGGCAGAAAATGTCTGCCGGCCGTTCGTGACTGTTTGCAAATCCTGGCCCTCAGGAGCCGTGAGGATTACAGCTTGGGCAGCTTCTTCTTCGGTCCTTCACGCTCCAAACGACGGGCTTCGTCGTTTTTGGCGGCGGCGTTGTTGTTGCCGCCTCCACCCATGCCGGGTTTCATCGGGGCAGGGGGGGCCGTGTAGGATTCCACCAGCTTCCAGCCGATCGGTTTTTCCAGTTCCTGCGAGGCGATCAGGGCCCAGGGGGTGCCCGGGTGATCTTCGACCACGCGGGTCAGATACTCGAGGGCCCTTTGCTGCATTTTCTCAGTACGGCTGTCGAGGACCATTTCGTTGTCGCCTTCGAGCTTCCAGGTATTGCTCTTGGGATTCTCGAACTTTTTGCCCGACTTCAGCTGGGCCAGCATGGCGTTGTAGGACTGGGTGCGAACGTAAACGGCCAGCACCTGCCCCATCGCCAGGTCGTAACCGGCCTGCCAGCGGGGAGCGATTTCTTTCTCGCGATCGCCTTCGCCTTCGGCCAGGATGCTGTACAACTGGACCGCTTTGGGCATCAGTTTGGCGGCGTCTTTCTGGGATTCCGTCAGAGAGTTGACAAAGGCAGCTTCGTCGCGGCGTTCAAAGGTCAGCTGCGGGTTTTCCAGCTCTCCCACCCAGGTGGAGTTGGCAGCCATGACCAGCGAGGCGCGGGCCTTGTTGG is part of the Lignipirellula cremea genome and encodes:
- a CDS encoding glycosyltransferase family 4 protein; translation: MRIAHVITRMIVGGAQENTLFNCLDLLRLYGDDVLLITGPALGPEGDLLRQNDTTGLSVVEIPSLRREIHPWRDWQARWAVQRELTAFQPDVVHTHSAKGGFLGRLAAHALRVPAIVHTVHGAPFHPYQSAVARQLFCQLERYAAGKCHVLVSVADAMTDMLVDAGVAPREKFTTVSSGMEVEPLLAAGATRAEVRAELGFTDEHVVIGKIARLFHLKGHTYVIEAAEQVIREQPQVRFLFIGDGILRDEFERRIADAGLTDHFRFTGLVPPSAIPRLVGAMDVLVHASLREGLARALPQALIAGKPAVSYDIDGAREVVLDGETGFLLPPQSVAPLAEALIRLAADASLRQRLGGNGQRRFTDQFRHETMTRRLREIYQRLLGGATAGDSDSR
- the truA gene encoding tRNA pseudouridine(38-40) synthase TruA; this encodes MRFLKLTIAYDGTAYAGWQVQPNGRTIQEMMERALLKITGESMRVIASGRTDAGVHALGQVVSFETESELSPEVFVRALNAETPFDITVLDAVEAPPGFHAIRDARRKRYRYFYQDGRIADPFGERSAWFIPHRLDAEAMHRAAQALVGKHDFTSYASVKAEVRTRVRTIYELTIERQPTCLLDRVVLEVEANGFLYNMVRNIAGVLLEVGRGAQPESWPGEVLAAMDRRAGAATAPPQGLFLVKVDY
- a CDS encoding aspartate-semialdehyde dehydrogenase is translated as MYESLALVGATGAVGTIVRQLLEERKFPFKKIKFLASKRSAGTTLDFAGKTYTVEELCPEAFDDVDLVIASTPDEVAAEFCPWAVARGAVVVDESGFHRMQKDVPLVVPEVNPEAIHQHKGIIASPNCSTTQMVVAMAPLHAAARIKRVVVSTYQAASGAGLAGERDLKQGAQAALSGDAYKYETFAHPLAFNLIPQIGGPKHEQYTSEEMKMVWETHKIFGDDTIRVCPTCIRVPVSNCHSESILVETETKLTAAEARKLFEAAPGITVIDDLASGQYPMPKNCNQKDDVFIGRIREDLSSDNGITFWCVSDNLRKGAATNAVQIAELLVASQAAV